CGGTCTCGTTGTTGTGGCTGTTAAGCTGGTTCGCCATCTCCGAGGTTTGGCGGTCGATATCGACGGCGGCTTGTTTTACCCGGCCCGTGGTATCGGCCACATCGCGGATAATGCCCTGCAGCTTGTCCACAAATTGGTTAAAGGCGGTGCCAAGCTCTGCAATTTCATCCTCGCCACGAACGCTGAGGCGCGCGGTGAGATCCCCTTCCCCCTTGGCGATGTCATTCAGGCTGTCGACCATGGCGCGAATGGGTTTCACCATCCTGTGGGCGGCACTCCAAATGGCTATCAGGGTGATAAAGGCAAGCACCAGCGACATCATTGAAATAGCTAAGGCCTTTTCCAGCATGGCCTGATGGGCACTTTGTGAATAAGCATCTACCGCAGCGTCTATATCATCCAGATAAGCGCCTGTGCCCAAGAGCCAGTCTTTGCCGGGAATGGGTGCGGCATAACCGATTTTAACCACCAGCCCCTCGACCCCGGGTTTGGGATACACGTAATTAAAAAAGCCGCCGCCGCGTTTGGCCGCATCAATCAGCCCCACCACAATCTTGGTGCCCTGAGGATCAGTCATGCCGATTTGCGGCGTCCCTTCCAATGCAGGATTGGTGGCGTGGAACACGTTGGCGCCCTGATAGTCATAGATAAAAAAGTAACCGGCGCTGCCAAATCTCAGTGGCCGCAGGGCATCATTGATGTTGCCATTTTGCCCCAGGCTTATCTGGTGGTCGACCACGGCAAGGGCAATCTGGGTGGCCTCCTTGAGCTGCTGTTGCCGCTCATTGACCAGCTCCTCCTTAAACAGGGCAACCGAGTCGTCCAACGCCTGGCTCTCAACCTGCCAGGAATAGCTCATCACGGCAGTGAGGATCAGTACCAAAGGCACCATGGCCAGCAGCAAAAGTTTGTTTCTCAGACTGTAATTAGACATGGATATGGACATACACCTCTCCTTCGATTCGCTCTCGGCGCCGGGATTTATACGTGTTGAGTATAGCCATACAACTCTAAATTGATGACGTATTATTTAAAAACTGGTGCCTGAATCACATGCCGAGTTTACAGACAGATAAAGCTTATTGACGGAAAAAGTCCAACAGGTGTGACAGGGCCGCCAACACATGCAGCGCCAACAACACCACAAACCCAATGGCAAGGTCCTTATGCCAGGCCCGCCAGCTTAAGGCCTCGGCACTGCCTTCGGTGACATACCACCCCAATCCGGTCAGAGCAACGGCCACCAGCAGCAGCGCACACAGGCCTTCGAGCAGGCTGAAAAGCCCACTGCCACCGCCCTTGGGCAGCCTGGCAGAGGCCAGAGCTTTTATGTCCTGACGCAGGGCATCACTGCCCCACAGCGGAAAAAACTGCCGCCAGCGCCCCTGCACCACGCAGGAAATCAGCAGCAGGATGGATATGGGCACCAGCACGAGCCCCAGATACACGTGCAGCAAATCCCAGACAGAGGCATTGTCCCTGAGCCTGCGGCCCAGCAATAAAAATGGCGCCGACACCAGCACCGGCAATACAGGCAGCAGCGCCATCAAATGCAGCTTGGGTTGCAGTTTAAGCCACATGCGTTTAAGACCATTGCCACTGGGGTTGCCATTCATCGGGATAAAATTTCCATAGATGCTATTTCTCGGGAAAACCTATCAACTTTTTGCCAGTCGGTGTACTCCACCTTGGTATTGGGGTCGGTAGGCCCCTTGGTCAACCACATGATAAATCGGATGATATTTCGGTCCATGGCGCTATAGCCCTGATAGTGCAGGTTGCCGCCAAACACCTCCAGCAATTCCGGGCGCCAGGGGGATTTAGCCAAAAAGTCCTGCATATAGGGGTTGGTGGCCGCCGTATTTTTGGCTTGCTTGCGGGCCACCAGACTGACAGAGAAAAAGGCACCGGCACGGCTTCGCAGCGCATCCAGATTTTGCTCAATAAACTGGTACACGGCGCTGTTATGTTTGCCATGGCGAATGCTGGCTCCCAGCACCACCTTATCGAACCCCTCCAGACTGGGCGCCTGTTCCAGGGGCATCAGGGTCACCTCGTGGTCAAGGCCGCGCATCACCTCGGCAATGCGATCGCAAATCTTGCGGGTCTGACCATGGACGGTGGAAAAAAGAATAAGAGTTTTGCTCACGGTTTACCTGCCATAATTGCTCGGGCTTTAGGCGATGATAGGCCAAAGTGTATGATTTTTTATTGAAATGGATCACGAGCCATGGGTAGCGTGCCGGCCCGGATGCTTAAATTCCAACTGCCTCACATTTGTGCCCCCGGCAACTACATCCAAAGTTGCTTAATTTGGTCGGTAGCCAAATGGGATGTCAGGGTTTAACATGCCAAAATCTTCTGTGTTCACCGGTGTTAACATGCTTTCAGGGAATGAGGGTCAACAGGCCCAACGGCTGCTGCTTTGGATGACATTTATCATGTCCATGGTGTTTGCCGTTTGGCAGGCGCTGCTGAACAACTTTGTTATCGAGCGGGCCCACTTCAGCGGCGCCGAAATCGGCATGCTGCAAAGCCTCAGGGAAGTCCCCGGATTTCTCGCCTTTACCGCTATCTTTGTTCTGCTGATTATCCGCGAACAATCCTTCGCCCTCCTGTCGTTGTTGGTGATGAGTATTGGGGTCGCCATCACCGGCTTTTTACCTTCGGTCATGGGGCTTTACTTCACCACAGTGCTGATGTCGGTGGGCTTTCACTACTACGAAACCCTCAATCAGTCCCTCACCCTGCAATGGGTCGATAAGGAACAGACCGCCGGTTTTATGGGCAAGGCCCTGTCGTGGAAGGCCGCTGCCGCCCTCGGTGGCTATGGCAGCATCTGGCTGCTGATGACGGTGTTCAAGCTCGATTATGTGTGGATGTATGCCTTTGTCGGCGGCATGGGGTGCCTGATGACGTTGGGGCTGTGGCGCCACTTTCCCCGTTTCGACACAGGGGAAGTGCAGCACAAAAAGGTGATATTGCGCCGCCGCTACTGGCTCTACTATTTACTGACTTTTTTCTCCGGCGCCAGACGGCAAATCTTCGTGGTCTTCGCCGGGTTTATGATGGTGGAGAAATTCCATTACAGCGTCAGCGAAATCACCGCGCTGTTTTTGATTAACTATGTCATCAATCTCCTCTTTGCCCCCGCCATCGGTCGCCTGATTGGCCGCATCGGCGAGCGCAATGCCCTGTGCCTGGAATACGTGGGCCTGATTGGGGTATTTGTCAGCTACGCCCTGGTGGAAAACGCTCACTTTGCCGCGGCCCTGTATGTGATTGACCACCTGCTGTTTGCCATGGCCATTGCCATGAAAACCTATTTCCAGAAGATTGCCGACCGGCCCGACATCGCCGCCAGCATGTCGGTGAGCTTTACCATCAACCACATTGCTGCCGTGGTGATCCCGGTACTGCTGGGCTATCTGTGGCTTGAGTCCAATGCGGCAGTATTTTATATCGGTGCCGCCATGGCCGTATGCTCCCTGCTGCTGTCGCTGAACGTGCCAAGGCACCCGGCCCCCGGCAACGAAGTCCTGTTTCCGGCCAAGGCCCTGGCGCCCCGCACCGAGTAACCGGAATTGGGAATTGGGAATCGGGAATTGGGAGTCGGGAATAGCAAGAGTCGAGTACCCAAAGCCATTAAAAGCGCCGATTAACAAAAGCGCCGAGTAAAAGCGCACTGGCGCGAAAGCCGCAACTGACAGAGGCCGGGCCTGAGTGCGCAATCGAACCCGGCCCATGACAATCAAGCGCAGCCCACTACAATAAAGAGCAACCTATAACAATAAAGAGCAGCCAAGCTCAGAATGCAGAGACGAGCCCATGAGTAACACCGACAACGAGCCAGAATTCAGCCTGACCGCAACCAGCAACCCGAGCAGCAGCCAGAGCGATAACTCCGCCAGGCGCAAGGCGTTGCTGCTGGGTCGCATACTGGGGCTTGCCAGTGAAGAGGGCTATCGCCCCTCCAATGCGTCGGTGGCAGAGCGCGCAGCGCACCGGGCGCGCAAGATGGCGGCACAGCATCAGGCCAACGTGGAGTCTATCTATACCCTGGCGCTCAAGTATACGCCATCGGACATGGTGGGCGCCGATCCCGACCCTGACTGGCTGTATCAGTTTTTTCAGATGGCGGAGCAAATCCATAACCGCCGCATGCAGGAGCTGTGGGCCCGCATATTGGCCAAAGAGCTGACCGAACCCGGCAACTTCAGCTTGAGAACCCTGGAAACCTTAAGGCGCCTCACCTGGCGCGAGGCCCAAACTCTGGAGAAAGCGCTCACCGTTGCGGTGCGCGTTGGCAGCGACGACAGGCTGAAAATCCTCTCCGGCTACCGGGTCACCGGCGGTATCGGCCAGCTGTTTCGAAAATCCTCCTCTGTTACCCTGCCCCTGTCCCAATTCGGCCTGCCCTACTCGGCGCTGGTCAGCCTGATGGACCTTGGCATACTCCACAGTACCGAATTTGAGACCGGCGAGCTGGACCCCAAACGCACCTTCTCACTGATGCTGCCCAAGACCGAGCTTAAGCTCACCCCACGCCACGGCCATCTGCTGCTGTCTTACTACCGTTTTTCCACCGTAGGAGATGAACTGGCCCATCTGGTACGCCCCCACACTGAGTCCAACTTCGGCCCCGCCCTCAGAGGCATGCTCGCCAAGGACTTTGACGTAAGCTGACTTGCAAGCTTAATCACCCTTCCCCCTGCTGCGGCTGTCCCATCCCAAGCGCCGCGGGTAGCCGTCTGCCGACATGCCAAGACATTTAACCCGCCTGCAATTGCTGCTATAGTGCGCCGTCTTTTTACACAGCCCAGCTTAAGCCGCCTTAGAGTCGTCACCCATTTGCCGTCACACACTAGCCGCCCATGAACAGAAAGAAGAAAATCAATCAAACCCTGATTGCCAAAGACAAAAAGAAGAAAGCCAAGCTCCACGGCAGCAATAAACCCAAGTACGTTTCCAAAGCAGAACGGGAGCGATTGGAGCTGCTGGCAGCAGAGGGAGCTGAAGTGGCTATCGATGAGGCTTCATCTGAAGCAAATGCTTTTTCGGCAGACGTTCAGCCTGCAAACTGAGCACATGAGTACCACCTTCATCCGGTGGTGATAAATGTTACTCGCCAAGCTGCGCTTGGCCCAATCCTGCGGGTTTGTCGCTTTGCAACATTCGCGATGTCTGAGCCACGACCTCCTATGCCCCGCAGCCTCTTCGAGCGGGATTCATTTCAAGCTACGTGTTATGCCTGTCCGATCTTTATAAAGAGCTGTCAGTGCACGCGCTCATTTAATCTGGCTGATTGAAATGCATCATTTAATTGCTTAGTCTGTTACAAGGAATTTGTGACTAAATGGACTTGGATCTCAGTGAAATTCTTACCTGATTTGTTTGTGCACTTCAGCACAAAAGCCCTCTACTTGACTCCAGCAATCTATGCGCTGCTCGTTTCAGATGCCCAAGCCTCAGACATTTATCGGTGTGAGATTGATGGCAAGACTGTGTTTTCCCAAGAACCCTGCGCTGCTGATGCCAAGCCAATCAACGTTGACCATGTGGGCAGTGTAGTGGGCAAACAAACCACCGCTGACACCGTGGATTTAGGCGAAAGGGAAGGCCTGAAGGATTACGTTAAACGGCGTAAGATAGAGCGTGAAATACGAGAGCTCGAGTTAAAACGTGAACATGTAGGCCGGGAGCGTGATAAGAGGATTAAACTTTTGCAAAACGATAGGCATTATGCTCGAAATAATCTCGCAGGTGCGACTTGGCAACAAAGTTTGGCTGAAGAAATGTCGGCTGTCAGTATTGCTGCGGATACCAAGATCAAATCGATTGACGGGCAGATATTATTTCTAAAAGGTGAATTAGATAAATTAGGCAATGATTGACTACACCCACATTAGTGTAATGTTTAGCCAAAGCGCTTCGAGTGGCCTACTACAACCTTCTAATAAAAGAGCATAAATCATAATAATACGCACTACACAAAATTAACCAACAAGATAAAAAGGCCACTAGCAGTTAATTCACTCCGACCCCTTTATCTCCACTCCGACCCCTTTATCTCGAGCGCTGAGCAAAGTACAAGAGCGAGGGCTATAATAGCCCTTCTCAGACAAAGTGTTTTGGGTGTCCTGACACTTTTTTTAGGGTATGCAAAACATCAAAAAGGTTTGGCTGTCCTGTATCTTTATATATGGTGAATACCTTTAAGGAATATAACAATTCCCCCTGTGGTCATCACCCCCATAAACGCCAGAAAACTTACAAACCAGTAAACATCAAATCCATTTTCAGTACTATAGAGATCAATGTCTTTATAAATCTGCCACTTAAGAGATAAGAAAAACTCAGCCCCCCCCCCCCGAAAAATGGAGCCGTAAAAACTAACCACCACAAGTCCCCTAATATATACACAGCCATTATCAAAGCCAGTGGTGAAAATATTTGCGTGAGAGTAAGAGCAAAATCAAATTTCACAAAAAACATTGCATACTTTTTGTTCCAGCCCTTAGTCTTTCGATTATAGCTACTAGACAAGTAGCGTTTAATAAAACCTACTAAACTCACACTGTTAACCTTAGCTCCGAGGGAACAAATTCCATGGGTTCACATTATAGGGGAATTGTTGCATATTCAGCCTTTCATAAAATGTGTCGTATCGGTGGTTAAAGTAATACACTACATCCCGCTTTAACTGAGTTATGCCTGGGGCGTTCTGAAAATTAACATTATTAGACTTATACATTAAGTCTTTCGCTCCGTATGCAACAGTAACTGCCAAAGTGTAGATATTCTTATAAAAGATAGGACAGGCACAACACTTTACTCGCAGTGAGTACCGGTTTTATCTCCGCGTGGCGGCCAGAGGCCTGATGCCTTGCTTCCTGCAAGGCACCCTTTGGGCCAGCTATCGCTGTTAATAACTGTTCCTGACAGTTATTTGCGGGAAACGCTAGTGAGATGAAATTGTTCATCTCACTGTCGGACGACACGCTTATTCCCCATCGAAGCCGCTTTGGCTGTTGGGCTGAAGAAAACGAGTAAGACGAGATAGGGATATCGAGGCAGTGACCGTCGAGCTTGGAGCGAGTCGGTCACGGTGCTCGTTTTCAGCCCATAAAGCCAAAGTGCTCGGCTTCGTCTGGGGTGGCAGGGGAGATCCAAGAGGGGATTGCTGTAGATCCCCTCTTGGTCGGGTGTGGGGTGAAGCCCCACGACTTTGGTTGCTTGAAAAGCAACAGAGATTAAGACTTTGCGGCGCTAGCCATCAATCAGACTTTAGCCGCCGAAACTGGCATTCAGCACCAGAGCACTCGGCTAACGAGAAAGCCCCCTGATGCCCAATCAGGCAGGAATATATCCACCACTAATCAAATAATCCACCAACTGCGCCACCTGAGAATCCAGGTCCCCCTCACTGGTATCAATCACCAACTCCGCACTCACAGGTGCCTCATAGGGCGAAGAAATACCGGTAAAATCTTTAATCTCACCAGCCCGGGCCTTCTGGTAAAGGCCCTTGGGGTCGCGGGATTCACACACATCGAGCGGCGTAGCCACGTGCACCTCGATAAACTCCCCCTCGCCCACCAGGGCGCGCACCAGATCCCGCTCCGCCCGCTGGGGTGAGACAAAGGCCGAGAGTACCAATAGCCCTGCGTCCAGCATCAGCTTGGCGACTTCGCCCACACGGCGGATGTTCTCCCGTCTGTCTTCCAGGCTGAAGCCCAAATCTTTACACAGACCATGGCGCACATTGTCGCCATCCAGGAGATACGAGTGCAGGCCGCGGCGAAAGAGTTCGGCTTCCAAAGCACCGGCAAGGGTGCTCTTGCCGGCACCGGAGAGGCCGGTAAACCAGAGAATGGCGCCGCGATGACCCTTTTGCCGGGCGCGTTCGCTGTGGGTAATGGCGTGTTGGTGCCACACAATATGATTCATTTTCTCTCCTTGCCTCTGCCCGTTACAGGCTGTGGAACGGGAACATCAGGGGGATCAGCGCCAGTACCGCAAAGGTGTAGGCAATGGCCATGGGGATGCCGACGCCGACATATTGTTTTAACCGATAATTGCCCACGGTAAATACCAAGAGGTTGGTCTGGTATCCCCAGGGGCTGATAAAACTGGCACTGGCGCCAAAGAGCACCGCCATGATAAAGGGCATGGGGTCTATGCCAAGGCCCTGGGCCAGGCTGATGGAAATGGGGCACACCAGCGCGGCGGCGGCATTGTTGGACATCAGTTCGGTTAAAAAGAGTGTCAGCAGGTAAATGCCCGCCATCACAAAGAAATAGTGTACACCGCTGAAACCGGCGGTCAGTTCGTCGGCCAGCAATTTGGATATGCCACTGTTGCCCATGGCCTGTGACAGCGCCAGCGCACCGCCCACAATCAGCACTATGTCGATGGGGAAGCGGCGCTTAAGCTCAGACAGGCTCACTACCTGCGTCAGCAGCAAACCCGCCACAAACAGGGTCAGGCCCTTCATCAGTGGCAGCACATTGAACATGGCCAGGCCAATCACGGCGGCAAAGCTTGCCAGCACCCAGGCACTGCGACCGGGGGACAATCGGGTGGCGGAGTCTACGCCATTCACCAGCAGGAACTCTTTATCCAGGCGCAGGGAGGCATCGCCAAAACCTTTGCCCGGTACCAGCAGCAGGGCATCACCGGCCTGGAGTTCGATAGTACCCAAACCACCCCGCAGGCGCTCGTGGCCACGGCGCACCGCCACCACCACAGCATCGAAACGCTCACGGAACTGGGCATCTTTGAGGCTCACGCCATTGAGGCTGGAGGAGTGGCTGATGATGGCCTCGGCCAGGCTCTGGCCATTCATGGTGTGGTGGCCATAGAGGGTCAGCCCGGCGATTTCCTGCAATACCGCCACCGACTCCATATCACCGGCAAACAGCAGCACGTCCCCTTGCTGGAGCACTTCTTCCGGGGTGACCGGAATGATGGTGGTCTTTTCACCATCGATAAGGCGCTGAATTTCGGCAAGATACAGCTTACGCAAATGACGCAGGCCCGCGTCACTCACGGTTTTGCCAATCAGAATCGACCCCGGGGCAATACGGGCCTCGAGAAAGTACGGCAGGTTCTGCTCGTCTTCGGCTTTTTCGGTAATGGGCAGGCGGTCGGCAATCAGCCACAGCACCAGCATGCCCGCCAGCACCACACCGATTGCCACCCCTGTAGTGGTGAAAAACTGCAGCAGCGGCAGTCCGGCGCGGTCGAGGAAGCTGTTGATCACCAGGTTGGTGGAGGTGCCAATCAGGGTCAGGGTGCCGCCAAAGGTGGCCGCAAAGGCCATGGGCAGCATCAGCTTTGACGGCGCATAGCGCTGGTTGCGCTTGATGGCACCAATAAGACTCGCCACCACCGCCGTGTTGGCGGTGAAAGATGACAGCACCGAGGTGGAAAACCACAGCTTGGTAAGCACGGTTCTCAGGCCGCCGCGGCTCAGCTGCACCCCGACCCAGCTGATAAGACGGGTCTTTTCCAGCGCCACCGAGGCCAGCAGCAAGAGCACCAGCGTCAGCAGGGAGGAGTCGGTAAAGGAAGCCGACAACTCATTCAAACTCAGGGAGTTGGATACATAGGATAAGAGCGCTACCGCCGCAAACACCCAGGACGCCGGCAAACGGGTGCAGACAAGGGTACCGACCAGTGTCAGTACCATGCCTATTACCCAATATTGCTCCAGCGTCATAGCCTTATCCTTGTATCCGGGGAAAAACGGGCCCGAAGGCCCGCTGTGTGTCTGCTTGCTTCAGCACTGTTCAACGCAGTACCGCGATGTGCAGCAATTACTGTTTGCTGATATCCAGCGCCTGCCAGTGGGGGAAGTGCTTGCGAATGAGGGCATTCAGCTCAAGCTCAAACTCACTGAAATCCGTGGTCTTGTGCTCGGCTTCCAGCGCGCTTTCCACCAGGCCCGCGCCCACCGTGATGTTGCTGATGCGGTCGATAAAGATAAAACCACCTGTGTCGCGATTATCCTGGTAAGGGTCGAACACCACGGCTTCATCCAGCTCCAGCTCCACCAGTGCAATGCCGTTCAGCGGCAGCTCATTGGCCTTGTCTTCGGCCAGGGTGTTCACATCTATGCTGTGGATGATGTGGCGCACCGTGCCCGGCACCTTGCGGGTACCCAGCTTGATGTTGTATTGCTTGCCCAGGGTCAGTGGCTGCTCGTGCATCCACACCACCTTGGCGAGCAGTCGGTTGGACACTGTCACATCGCTGCTGGCAGGCACTATCACATCGCCGCGGCTGATATCGATTTCATCGTTCAAGGTGAGGGTGATGGCCTGACCGGCAAAGGCTTCGTCAAGCTCGCCATCGAAGGTGACAATGCTTTTTACGGTAGAGGCTTTACCGGAAGGCAGGGCCTTGACCGCATCGCCCACCTTAAATCTGCCACTGGCGATGGTGCCGGCAAACCCGCGGAAATCCAGGTTCGGGCGGCTCACATACTGCACTGGCAAGCGGGCTTCGAATTCACGATTGGCACCGGTAACCGGGGCATTTTCAAGAATCGACAGCAGGGTCTCGCCGCTGTACCAGGGGCTTTGCTCAGAGCGGCTCACCACGTTGTCGCCCTTGAGGGCCGACAGGGGCACAAACTTGATATCCGGTACCTTGAGCTGCTCGGCAAAGGCCAGGTACTCGCGCTTGATTTCGTCAAAGCGCGCTT
This sequence is a window from Shewanella zhangzhouensis. Protein-coding genes within it:
- a CDS encoding methyl-accepting chemotaxis protein, whose product is MSNYSLRNKLLLLAMVPLVLILTAVMSYSWQVESQALDDSVALFKEELVNERQQQLKEATQIALAVVDHQISLGQNGNINDALRPLRFGSAGYFFIYDYQGANVFHATNPALEGTPQIGMTDPQGTKIVVGLIDAAKRGGGFFNYVYPKPGVEGLVVKIGYAAPIPGKDWLLGTGAYLDDIDAAVDAYSQSAHQAMLEKALAISMMSLVLAFITLIAIWSAAHRMVKPIRAMVDSLNDIAKGEGDLTARLSVRGEDEIAELGTAFNQFVDKLQGIIRDVADTTGRVKQAAVDIDRQTSEMANQLNSHNNETDQVVTAITEMSSTAAEVAQNTTQVAEATHAATGDVAKAQACVDSSLAEISNLMSQVNDAAANIQSLSEQSKKINSVLSVIGGIAEQTNLLALNAAIEAARAGEQGRGFAVVADEVRNLASRTQASTLEINEMLTDLHRLVSSAVKTMDESQHSCQRSVEASTAISESLGSVTSAVTAINDMSTQIAAAATEQSSVTEEINRNVYAIQEIVNALLASSQEARTVSRTVSTEGAQLSKLVGQFKV
- a CDS encoding cytochrome b/b6 domain-containing protein; amino-acid sequence: MNGNPSGNGLKRMWLKLQPKLHLMALLPVLPVLVSAPFLLLGRRLRDNASVWDLLHVYLGLVLVPISILLLISCVVQGRWRQFFPLWGSDALRQDIKALASARLPKGGGSGLFSLLEGLCALLLVAVALTGLGWYVTEGSAEALSWRAWHKDLAIGFVVLLALHVLAALSHLLDFFRQ
- the hemG gene encoding menaquinone-dependent protoporphyrinogen IX dehydrogenase, whose amino-acid sequence is MSKTLILFSTVHGQTRKICDRIAEVMRGLDHEVTLMPLEQAPSLEGFDKVVLGASIRHGKHNSAVYQFIEQNLDALRSRAGAFFSVSLVARKQAKNTAATNPYMQDFLAKSPWRPELLEVFGGNLHYQGYSAMDRNIIRFIMWLTKGPTDPNTKVEYTDWQKVDRFSREIASMEILSR
- a CDS encoding MFS transporter yields the protein MLSGNEGQQAQRLLLWMTFIMSMVFAVWQALLNNFVIERAHFSGAEIGMLQSLREVPGFLAFTAIFVLLIIREQSFALLSLLVMSIGVAITGFLPSVMGLYFTTVLMSVGFHYYETLNQSLTLQWVDKEQTAGFMGKALSWKAAAALGGYGSIWLLMTVFKLDYVWMYAFVGGMGCLMTLGLWRHFPRFDTGEVQHKKVILRRRYWLYYLLTFFSGARRQIFVVFAGFMMVEKFHYSVSEITALFLINYVINLLFAPAIGRLIGRIGERNALCLEYVGLIGVFVSYALVENAHFAAALYVIDHLLFAMAIAMKTYFQKIADRPDIAASMSVSFTINHIAAVVIPVLLGYLWLESNAAVFYIGAAMAVCSLLLSLNVPRHPAPGNEVLFPAKALAPRTE
- a CDS encoding TIGR03899 family protein: MSNTDNEPEFSLTATSNPSSSQSDNSARRKALLLGRILGLASEEGYRPSNASVAERAAHRARKMAAQHQANVESIYTLALKYTPSDMVGADPDPDWLYQFFQMAEQIHNRRMQELWARILAKELTEPGNFSLRTLETLRRLTWREAQTLEKALTVAVRVGSDDRLKILSGYRVTGGIGQLFRKSSSVTLPLSQFGLPYSALVSLMDLGILHSTEFETGELDPKRTFSLMLPKTELKLTPRHGHLLLSYYRFSTVGDELAHLVRPHTESNFGPALRGMLAKDFDVS
- a CDS encoding DUF2986 domain-containing protein, whose amino-acid sequence is MNRKKKINQTLIAKDKKKKAKLHGSNKPKYVSKAERERLELLAAEGAEVAIDEASSEANAFSADVQPAN
- a CDS encoding DUF4124 domain-containing protein; this translates as MKFLPDLFVHFSTKALYLTPAIYALLVSDAQASDIYRCEIDGKTVFSQEPCAADAKPINVDHVGSVVGKQTTADTVDLGEREGLKDYVKRRKIEREIRELELKREHVGRERDKRIKLLQNDRHYARNNLAGATWQQSLAEEMSAVSIAADTKIKSIDGQILFLKGELDKLGND
- the cysC gene encoding adenylyl-sulfate kinase; the protein is MNHIVWHQHAITHSERARQKGHRGAILWFTGLSGAGKSTLAGALEAELFRRGLHSYLLDGDNVRHGLCKDLGFSLEDRRENIRRVGEVAKLMLDAGLLVLSAFVSPQRAERDLVRALVGEGEFIEVHVATPLDVCESRDPKGLYQKARAGEIKDFTGISSPYEAPVSAELVIDTSEGDLDSQVAQLVDYLISGGYIPA
- a CDS encoding SLC13 family permease, yielding MTLEQYWVIGMVLTLVGTLVCTRLPASWVFAAVALLSYVSNSLSLNELSASFTDSSLLTLVLLLLASVALEKTRLISWVGVQLSRGGLRTVLTKLWFSTSVLSSFTANTAVVASLIGAIKRNQRYAPSKLMLPMAFAATFGGTLTLIGTSTNLVINSFLDRAGLPLLQFFTTTGVAIGVVLAGMLVLWLIADRLPITEKAEDEQNLPYFLEARIAPGSILIGKTVSDAGLRHLRKLYLAEIQRLIDGEKTTIIPVTPEEVLQQGDVLLFAGDMESVAVLQEIAGLTLYGHHTMNGQSLAEAIISHSSSLNGVSLKDAQFRERFDAVVVAVRRGHERLRGGLGTIELQAGDALLLVPGKGFGDASLRLDKEFLLVNGVDSATRLSPGRSAWVLASFAAVIGLAMFNVLPLMKGLTLFVAGLLLTQVVSLSELKRRFPIDIVLIVGGALALSQAMGNSGISKLLADELTAGFSGVHYFFVMAGIYLLTLFLTELMSNNAAAALVCPISISLAQGLGIDPMPFIMAVLFGASASFISPWGYQTNLLVFTVGNYRLKQYVGVGIPMAIAYTFAVLALIPLMFPFHSL
- the cysN gene encoding sulfate adenylyltransferase subunit CysN, whose amino-acid sequence is MSIAQQVKDLGIEEYLERQQHKSLLKFLTCGSVDDGKSTLIGRLLHDSAQIYEDQLAALSKDSKVHGTTGEAIDLALLVDGLQAEREQGITIDVAYRYFSTEKRKFIIADTPGHEQYTRNMATGASNCDLAIILVDARYGVQTQTRRHSFICSLLGIKQFVVAVNKMDLLGFDEARFDEIKREYLAFAEQLKVPDIKFVPLSALKGDNVVSRSEQSPWYSGETLLSILENAPVTGANREFEARLPVQYVSRPNLDFRGFAGTIASGRFKVGDAVKALPSGKASTVKSIVTFDGELDEAFAGQAITLTLNDEIDISRGDVIVPASSDVTVSNRLLAKVVWMHEQPLTLGKQYNIKLGTRKVPGTVRHIIHSIDVNTLAEDKANELPLNGIALVELELDEAVVFDPYQDNRDTGGFIFIDRISNITVGAGLVESALEAEHKTTDFSEFELELNALIRKHFPHWQALDISKQ